CGAAGCTGGGCTGTCCCCGTCCCGGCGCATAACTGTCGGCCGGCCAGAAGCGCGAGCTGTCGGGCGTCAGCACTTCGTCGATGAGCAGCAGGGCGCCGTTGCGCCAACCGAACTCGAACTTGGTATCGGCCACGATGATGCCGAGGGGTTCGGCCGTGGCACGACCGAATTCGTAGATCCGACGTGCCAGGCGTTCCAGCTCGGCTGCGGTATCCGCGCCAACCGATTCGACGACCCTGGCCGTCGTGATGTTCTCATCATGTCCGGTCTCCGCCTTCGTGGCCGGACTGAAGATGGGCGGATCGAGACGATCGCTCTCCCGCAGTCCCGCGGGCAGCGCCTCACCGGCGAGCGTGCCGTGCTCACGGTATTCCTTCCACGCGGAGCCGGTGATGTACCCCCGAATGACACACTCGATGGGCACCACCTCGGCGCGTTTGGTGAGCATGCTGCGACCGGCCAGTTCCGCGCGATGCGGCGCCAGTGCCGGCACCGCGGCGA
The nucleotide sequence above comes from Gemmatimonas aurantiaca. Encoded proteins:
- a CDS encoding phosphoribosylaminoimidazolesuccinocarboxamide synthase, whose product is MSAIALSRTDLPLPLVRRGKVRDVYAVDDDRLLMVTTDRISAFDVVMTEAIPYKGAVLTQITAWWLAQLAGVVEHHLLTAETDEIIAAVPALAPHRAELAGRSMLTKRAEVVPIECVIRGYITGSAWKEYREHGTLAGEALPAGLRESDRLDPPIFSPATKAETGHDENITTARVVESVGADTAAELERLARRIYEFGRATAEPLGIIVADTKFEFGWRNGALLLIDEVLTPDSSRFWPADSYAPGRGQPSFDKQPLRDWLDVERHAGRWNGEAPAPTLPPEVIRATSLRYRDAFARLTGAPLDLVRLGLPEDG